From Chloroflexota bacterium, the proteins below share one genomic window:
- the fabG gene encoding 3-oxoacyl-[acyl-carrier-protein] reductase gives MSDPIAGRLTDRRTLITGASGALGEAYARRLGAEGARLVLHYNRNETKARELAAAIQDAGGSAVVVGGELSTTEGANHVVDEAIRVLGGLDVLINNAGIIRDSLLMRMRDEDWDDVIRTNLRSAFACSRRAVRGMLRQRDGRIINISSVAGTGGNAGQTNYAAAKAGLVGFTLALAREVAARGITVNAVAPGFVISPLTDDLEGELREWIIDRIPLGRFATPDDVAGAVAFLASSDASYITGQVMTIDGGLHMG, from the coding sequence ATGTCTGACCCCATAGCTGGCCGCCTGACCGATCGGCGGACGTTGATCACGGGGGCGTCGGGCGCGTTGGGCGAGGCGTACGCGCGTCGCTTGGGGGCCGAGGGTGCGCGTCTGGTGTTGCACTACAACCGCAACGAGACCAAGGCGCGAGAGCTCGCCGCCGCCATCCAGGACGCGGGCGGCTCGGCCGTGGTCGTAGGAGGCGAGCTATCGACCACCGAAGGCGCCAACCACGTCGTGGATGAGGCGATCCGAGTCCTCGGTGGCCTGGACGTGTTGATCAACAACGCCGGCATCATCCGAGACTCGCTGCTGATGCGGATGCGGGACGAGGACTGGGACGACGTGATTCGCACGAATCTCCGCTCGGCCTTCGCCTGCTCCCGACGGGCGGTGCGGGGCATGCTGCGGCAGCGCGACGGGCGGATCATCAACATCTCCTCGGTGGCCGGCACCGGGGGCAACGCCGGTCAAACGAACTACGCGGCCGCCAAAGCCGGGTTGGTCGGATTCACCCTTGCGCTGGCACGCGAGGTGGCCGCTCGCGGGATCACGGTGAACGCCGTCGCGCCGGGATTCGTCATTTCCCCGCTGACCGATGACCTCGAGGGGGAGCTTCGCGAGTGGATCATCGACCGAATTCCGCTGGGGCGCTTCGCCACGCCTGACGATGTTGCGGGCGCGGTGGCGTTTCTGGCATCCAGCGACGCTTCCTATATCACCGGGCAGGTCATGACGATCGACGGCGGCCTCCACATGGGATGA
- the nusB gene encoding transcription antitermination factor NusB: protein MAARPRRDRRAAREAAMRLLFEASMRGGDPLDLFASRQHELGLAADARAYTATLIEEVAARLGDLDATISELAPAWPIAQMAQLEVAILRIGIAEIDSGRVPPAVAINEAVELAKQYCTEGGRRLVNGALGTHVRRQADSPAS, encoded by the coding sequence GTGGCTGCACGCCCGCGCCGCGACCGACGCGCCGCCCGCGAAGCCGCCATGCGCCTGCTGTTCGAAGCGTCGATGCGCGGCGGTGATCCGCTGGACCTCTTCGCGTCGCGACAACACGAGCTGGGCCTGGCGGCTGACGCGCGGGCCTATACCGCGACCCTTATAGAAGAAGTCGCTGCGCGTTTGGGTGACCTCGACGCGACCATCAGCGAGTTGGCCCCCGCATGGCCTATCGCCCAGATGGCCCAGCTCGAGGTGGCGATTCTGCGAATCGGCATCGCCGAGATCGACTCCGGTCGCGTGCCGCCGGCGGTAGCGATCAACGAGGCGGTGGAGCTTGCGAAGCAATATTGCACGGAGGGCGGGCGGCGTCTCGTCAACGGCGCGCTGGGAACTCATGTGAGGCGACAGGCGGACTCGCCGGCGTCGTAG
- the fabF gene encoding beta-ketoacyl-ACP synthase II, which translates to MDDRVVVTGYGAVTPLADNADETWRAVLSGQSGIGRITAFDTSAFTSQIAGEVIPWDPKAKLGAKHARRTDRFTQFALEASRAALEHSGFDITDANRHRVGVYIGTGIGGLVFLQNQTDVLRERGPSRVSPFLIPLIIGNMAAGMVSMEYEIEGPNLAIVSACATGAHAIGEAAEVIRRGEADVMLAGGTEGAISPIGLAGFCAGRALSTRNDEPERASRPFDRDRDGFVAAEGAGVVILESYAHATARGAEICGELLGYGASADAFHMTQPPADGRGARLAMENALRNARLDSADIDYVNAHGTATEQGDAAETQALKGVFNSGAADVPVSSTKSMMGHLIGAAGSVELILCLQALRDNVAPPTINYEVPDPACDLDYVPNQARELPLRRVMSNSFGFGGQNAALIVGSDAG; encoded by the coding sequence ATGGACGATCGAGTCGTTGTTACAGGCTATGGGGCGGTGACGCCACTCGCGGATAACGCCGACGAGACGTGGCGGGCCGTTCTGAGCGGACAGAGCGGCATCGGGCGGATTACGGCCTTCGATACCTCCGCCTTTACGTCGCAGATCGCGGGCGAGGTCATCCCGTGGGACCCCAAGGCGAAGCTCGGCGCCAAGCACGCGCGCCGCACCGATCGGTTCACGCAGTTTGCGCTGGAAGCGTCGCGGGCGGCGCTCGAGCATTCGGGCTTCGATATCACCGATGCCAACCGCCACCGCGTCGGCGTCTACATCGGCACCGGGATCGGCGGCCTGGTGTTCTTGCAGAACCAAACCGACGTGCTGCGCGAACGCGGCCCGTCGCGCGTGAGCCCCTTCCTCATTCCGCTCATCATCGGCAACATGGCCGCCGGGATGGTCTCGATGGAGTACGAGATCGAGGGGCCCAATCTCGCCATCGTCTCCGCCTGCGCCACTGGCGCGCACGCCATCGGCGAGGCGGCCGAGGTGATCAGGCGCGGTGAGGCGGACGTCATGCTGGCGGGCGGCACCGAAGGCGCGATCTCTCCCATTGGTCTCGCCGGATTCTGCGCCGGACGGGCGCTGTCGACGCGGAACGACGAACCCGAGCGCGCGTCGCGTCCGTTCGATAGGGATCGCGATGGATTCGTCGCCGCCGAGGGCGCCGGAGTCGTGATTCTCGAGTCCTATGCGCATGCGACGGCGCGTGGGGCCGAGATCTGCGGCGAGCTGTTGGGCTATGGCGCGTCCGCCGACGCCTTCCACATGACCCAGCCCCCGGCCGATGGCCGCGGCGCTCGCCTCGCCATGGAGAACGCCCTGCGCAACGCCCGGCTGGACAGCGCCGACATCGACTACGTCAACGCGCATGGCACCGCCACTGAACAGGGCGACGCCGCCGAGACCCAGGCCCTCAAGGGCGTCTTCAACAGCGGGGCGGCGGATGTTCCCGTCAGCTCCACGAAGTCGATGATGGGCCACCTCATTGGCGCCGCGGGCTCCGTGGAGCTCATTCTGTGTCTGCAAGCCCTGCGGGATAACGTGGCGCCGCCGACGATCAACTACGAGGTGCCGGACCCGGCCTGCGATTTGGACTACGTGCCCAACCAGGCTCGCGAGTTGCCGCTCCGCCGGGTGATGTCGAACAGCTTCGGTTTCGGAGGGCAGAACGCCGCGCTGATCGTCGGGTCAGACGCCGGCTAA
- a CDS encoding HIT domain-containing protein — MVSQRLWSPWRLEYVAAATDETSDCPFCTDRQTAAGVPELIVKAGRLTYATLNLFPYNNGHLMVLPYRHVADIVDLTPEEAAELMHLLTQGRMALGDALGPDAFNVGMNLGRAAGAGIPAHLHFHLVPRWEGDTSFMAVTADTKVLPESLDQTKRRLIEAWPCDDETPRATPPGAS, encoded by the coding sequence ATGGTCTCGCAGCGACTTTGGAGCCCGTGGCGATTGGAGTACGTGGCGGCGGCGACCGACGAGACATCGGATTGCCCGTTTTGCACCGACCGCCAGACCGCGGCCGGCGTTCCCGAGCTGATCGTCAAGGCCGGGCGGCTGACGTACGCCACCCTCAACCTGTTTCCCTACAACAACGGGCACCTCATGGTGCTGCCCTATCGCCACGTGGCGGACATCGTGGACCTTACGCCCGAGGAGGCGGCCGAGCTGATGCACCTCTTGACGCAAGGGCGGATGGCGTTGGGCGACGCGCTGGGACCTGATGCGTTCAATGTCGGGATGAACCTCGGCCGCGCCGCCGGCGCCGGCATCCCCGCCCACCTGCACTTCCACCTCGTGCCTCGCTGGGAGGGCGATACCAGCTTCATGGCCGTGACCGCCGACACCAAGGTGCTCCCGGAATCGTTGGACCAAACGAAGCGCCGCCTGATCGAGGCGTGGCCCTGCGACGACGAAACGCCGCGGGCTACGCCGCCGGGAGCAAGCTGA
- the rpmF gene encoding 50S ribosomal protein L32, producing the protein MGAQPKRRLTRSRRRRRRNQIRVASPTLVRCPTCHALMRSHHVCAVCGNLRGTVVVEPSEQAAKYR; encoded by the coding sequence ATGGGAGCTCAACCTAAACGTCGGCTGACGCGCTCGCGCCGCCGCCGCCGCCGAAATCAAATCCGCGTTGCCAGCCCGACCCTGGTGCGTTGTCCAACCTGTCACGCGCTGATGCGAAGCCATCACGTCTGCGCAGTTTGCGGCAATCTGCGTGGCACGGTGGTCGTTGAGCCGAGCGAGCAGGCTGCCAAGTATCGGTAG
- a CDS encoding PLP-dependent aminotransferase family protein, giving the protein MSLSRFHSPVARAMEQNPLRPNWSMQRPGVLSLAFGFPDAASFPYDDLGRVSRDLMAQRNADALQYGPVSGPEPLRAFVADWVRATEGLPVGPEHVLITSGASQAIVLTARLLVPAGGTILVESPTFIGALWFLRGLGLEIVGVPADVQGIDPDALEGTVRRLRGAGTEANVVYTMPTVHNPIGTNASEIRRQELADVAQRLDLVLLEDDAYGDLIFDGSRPTALYELAGPERVIKMGTFSKLVAGGMRLGWALADPDDVATMCSLKADSASSPFAAWTAAEYLAGGALAERVPALRTLYRARRDAMLEELEPLARLGCTWTRPVGGFFVWLTLPEGTDSEAIRPAVEDHGVTYLAGHHCFADGARRRDIRLAYSYLPEDQIREGVRRLVRGLEAVLAN; this is encoded by the coding sequence ATGAGCCTTAGCCGTTTTCACAGTCCGGTCGCCCGGGCGATGGAGCAGAACCCGCTGCGGCCGAACTGGTCGATGCAGCGGCCTGGTGTGCTGAGCCTGGCCTTCGGGTTTCCAGACGCCGCGAGCTTTCCGTATGACGATCTGGGCCGCGTGAGCCGCGATCTCATGGCGCAGCGAAATGCCGACGCGCTGCAGTATGGCCCCGTTTCCGGTCCCGAGCCGTTGCGGGCCTTTGTTGCCGACTGGGTTCGGGCAACCGAGGGCTTGCCGGTGGGTCCCGAACACGTGCTCATCACGAGCGGCGCGTCGCAGGCCATTGTGCTCACCGCGCGTTTGCTGGTGCCGGCCGGCGGGACCATTCTGGTTGAGTCGCCCACCTTCATCGGCGCGCTGTGGTTTCTACGTGGGCTCGGTCTGGAGATCGTCGGCGTTCCGGCGGATGTGCAGGGGATTGACCCTGACGCGCTCGAAGGAACGGTGCGGCGCCTACGCGGCGCCGGCACCGAGGCCAACGTCGTCTACACCATGCCAACGGTTCACAATCCGATCGGCACCAACGCGTCGGAAATCCGGCGACAGGAACTGGCCGACGTTGCGCAGCGCCTCGACCTAGTGCTTCTTGAAGATGACGCCTACGGCGACTTGATCTTCGACGGCAGTCGCCCGACGGCGTTATATGAGCTGGCCGGGCCCGAGCGGGTCATCAAAATGGGCACATTCTCGAAGCTCGTGGCCGGCGGTATGCGGCTGGGCTGGGCCCTGGCCGATCCGGACGATGTCGCGACCATGTGCAGCTTGAAGGCTGATAGTGCGAGCAGTCCGTTCGCGGCTTGGACGGCGGCGGAATACTTGGCTGGCGGCGCGTTGGCCGAACGCGTGCCCGCGCTGCGCACGCTCTATCGAGCTCGGCGTGACGCCATGCTCGAAGAATTGGAGCCGTTGGCCCGGCTTGGCTGCACCTGGACTCGACCGGTGGGCGGATTCTTCGTGTGGCTCACGCTGCCCGAGGGCACGGACAGCGAGGCGATTCGCCCCGCGGTTGAGGACCACGGCGTCACCTATCTGGCCGGCCACCACTGCTTCGCGGACGGCGCGCGGCGCCGCGACATTCGGCTAGCGTATAGCTATCTGCCCGAGGACCAGATTCGAGAGGGCGTGCGGCGACTGGTGCGGGGGCTAGAGGCGGTCCTGGCGAACTAG
- a CDS encoding RluA family pseudouridine synthase yields MSTDTQSLVVSDSAAGRRLDRFVADASSALSRTRAARLIQAERVLVNDETQDPDYRVSAGDNVVVEIDETRSSLAPDSSPMPVLLETPDLVVVDKRPGLVMHPGAADEPATLAHQLLAHYPEVAGIGHPRRPGIVHRLDRDTSGVVLIARTAAAYHSLQQAFERREVRKRYLAGVHGRPTVAAAEIDAPIGRHPTRRTHMAVTRSGRPAQTAYTVCAASASTALLDVRPRTGRTHQIRVHLASIGHPVLGDPRYGPQPPAATRQLLHAWMLEFTDPAGDRWRVAAAPPADMRRELRELELDLPATPPTRKL; encoded by the coding sequence GTGAGCACGGACACGCAGAGCCTCGTCGTTTCCGATTCCGCCGCCGGACGCCGGTTGGACCGCTTTGTAGCCGATGCCTCCTCCGCGTTGAGCCGCACGCGCGCGGCCCGGCTGATTCAGGCCGAGCGTGTCCTGGTCAACGACGAGACCCAGGATCCCGACTATCGCGTGTCCGCCGGCGACAACGTCGTGGTTGAAATCGACGAGACCCGCAGCTCCCTGGCGCCCGATTCCAGCCCGATGCCTGTGCTGCTCGAAACGCCCGATCTCGTCGTCGTGGACAAGCGGCCGGGGCTGGTCATGCACCCGGGAGCCGCCGACGAGCCGGCGACGCTTGCCCACCAGCTGCTCGCCCACTATCCAGAGGTGGCCGGAATTGGCCATCCGCGCCGTCCCGGCATCGTGCACCGCCTAGATCGCGACACCTCGGGCGTCGTCCTCATTGCCCGAACGGCAGCGGCCTACCATTCGCTCCAGCAGGCGTTCGAGCGCCGCGAAGTCCGCAAGCGTTACTTGGCCGGGGTGCACGGCCGCCCAACGGTTGCAGCCGCCGAGATCGATGCCCCCATCGGCCGGCACCCGACCCGCCGCACCCACATGGCGGTTACCCGATCGGGCCGCCCGGCCCAGACGGCCTACACGGTGTGCGCGGCAAGCGCGAGCACCGCGCTGCTGGACGTGCGCCCGCGCACGGGTCGGACGCATCAAATCCGCGTGCACCTGGCGTCCATTGGCCACCCGGTGCTGGGCGATCCCCGCTACGGGCCGCAGCCGCCCGCGGCCACACGCCAACTGCTGCATGCCTGGATGCTCGAATTCACCGATCCGGCCGGCGACCGCTGGCGCGTGGCAGCCGCTCCGCCGGCGGACATGCGGCGCGAGCTGCGGGAACTGGAGCTCGACTTGCCGGCCACGCCGCCCACCCGCAAGCTCTGA
- a CDS encoding ACP S-malonyltransferase, with protein MTTAGRPGIAYVFPGQGAQAAGMGADLYARSGAARAVFAAADSAFGDDLAALCFHGPSEALHPTRVQQPAVVAVALAAFAAFTEALGHAARSDGHSLPVRALAGHSVGLWAAVAVARSLDIRTVMAMVATRGAAMQQAAARRPGRMSAVLGLDPDQTETVVAEIRARVPGSYLSVANVNTPGQVVVGGDLESLNELPAAAKAAGARRVVPLDVSGAFHTAAMLPARDVMRERLLAAPLADPQIPVIANMDGQPLHTAAELRVELAEHVAAPLQWWRGVGTLGALGVTHIVEFGHKGLLTSMLRRARQDVSLLNVYDADSADAAAKELRNV; from the coding sequence GTGACCACCGCCGGCAGGCCAGGGATTGCCTACGTCTTTCCGGGACAGGGCGCCCAAGCGGCCGGGATGGGCGCGGATCTCTATGCCCGATCCGGCGCCGCGCGCGCGGTGTTTGCCGCCGCGGACTCGGCCTTTGGCGACGATCTGGCCGCGCTTTGCTTCCACGGACCGTCGGAGGCGCTGCACCCAACCCGGGTGCAGCAGCCGGCCGTCGTGGCCGTGGCCCTGGCGGCGTTTGCCGCGTTCACCGAGGCCCTGGGCCACGCCGCGCGCAGCGACGGCCATTCCCTTCCGGTGCGCGCCTTGGCAGGGCACAGCGTGGGCTTGTGGGCCGCCGTTGCCGTCGCCCGGTCGCTTGACATTCGCACCGTGATGGCCATGGTCGCTACGCGCGGAGCGGCGATGCAGCAGGCCGCGGCGCGCCGGCCGGGGCGCATGAGCGCCGTGCTGGGCCTGGATCCGGATCAGACTGAAACCGTCGTCGCCGAGATTCGCGCGCGTGTGCCGGGGAGCTATCTCTCCGTCGCCAATGTCAACACGCCCGGCCAGGTGGTGGTTGGCGGAGACCTGGAGTCGCTGAACGAGCTTCCCGCGGCGGCCAAGGCAGCCGGAGCGCGGCGGGTGGTGCCGCTGGACGTTTCGGGGGCGTTTCACACGGCGGCCATGCTGCCGGCGCGCGACGTGATGCGCGAGCGCCTGCTGGCCGCGCCGCTCGCGGATCCCCAGATTCCGGTCATCGCCAACATGGACGGCCAGCCGCTGCACACGGCCGCCGAGTTGCGCGTGGAGCTTGCCGAGCACGTGGCGGCCCCGTTGCAGTGGTGGCGCGGTGTGGGCACACTCGGTGCGTTGGGTGTGACCCACATCGTGGAATTCGGGCACAAGGGCCTGCTGACGAGCATGCTGCGCCGCGCAAGGCAAGACGTTTCCCTGCTCAACGTCTACGATGCTGATTCGGCCGACGCCGCGGCGAAGGAACTGCGCAATGTCTGA
- a CDS encoding ketoacyl-ACP synthase III: MSATIVGWGMAVPEQIWTNAHLESMVDTTDAWIVSRTGIRQRRIADDGDTTFSLGLDAATRALDQAGLTAADVDMVIVATLTPETPMPATANLIQDAIGARSAGAFDLNAACAGFTYGLEIGRALIDAGSVQTVLVIGSETMSRVVDWTDRSTCVLFGDGAGAVVMQGSATGGIRGNSLGSDGSGAPLLHIPAGGSKLPASMESVRDRLHLISMNGRAVYKFAVKATVRAAAVAMARAGWQPSDLDLFIPHQANLRIIDAVANELRLPDERVIVNADVYGNTSSASIPIALCEAIGQGRVNQGDRLVLVGFGAGLSWAAVAVEWTAPVTPSDGPASGVEATVPQRSASAARRLP; the protein is encoded by the coding sequence ATGTCGGCCACGATCGTCGGATGGGGAATGGCGGTCCCGGAGCAAATCTGGACCAATGCCCATCTCGAATCGATGGTCGACACCACCGACGCCTGGATCGTGTCGCGGACCGGCATCCGGCAGCGGCGAATCGCGGACGACGGAGACACGACCTTCAGCCTGGGACTTGACGCGGCCACGCGGGCGCTGGACCAGGCGGGGCTGACCGCCGCCGACGTCGACATGGTCATCGTCGCCACGCTCACGCCGGAAACGCCCATGCCCGCAACGGCCAACCTGATCCAGGACGCCATTGGGGCCCGCAGTGCCGGCGCGTTCGATCTCAATGCCGCCTGCGCCGGCTTCACCTACGGGCTGGAAATCGGGCGCGCGCTCATCGACGCCGGGTCGGTGCAGACCGTATTGGTGATTGGCTCCGAGACGATGTCACGAGTCGTCGATTGGACCGACCGCTCAACCTGCGTTCTGTTCGGCGACGGCGCGGGCGCCGTCGTCATGCAAGGCAGCGCGACGGGCGGGATCCGCGGGAATTCGCTGGGGTCCGACGGAAGCGGAGCTCCGCTGCTGCACATTCCCGCCGGCGGCAGCAAGCTGCCAGCGAGCATGGAATCAGTTCGTGACCGCCTGCATCTGATTTCGATGAACGGGCGAGCGGTCTACAAGTTCGCCGTCAAGGCCACCGTTCGGGCGGCCGCCGTGGCCATGGCGCGCGCGGGGTGGCAGCCCAGCGACCTCGATCTCTTCATTCCGCATCAAGCCAATCTGCGGATCATCGACGCCGTCGCCAATGAGCTTCGCCTGCCGGACGAGCGGGTCATCGTCAACGCGGACGTGTACGGCAATACGTCGTCGGCGTCGATCCCAATCGCCCTCTGCGAGGCCATCGGCCAGGGGCGCGTGAACCAAGGCGACCGCCTTGTCCTGGTGGGCTTTGGGGCTGGGCTTTCCTGGGCCGCGGTGGCTGTGGAGTGGACGGCCCCGGTCACGCCGAGCGATGGCCCCGCGTCGGGCGTGGAAGCCACCGTGCCGCAGCGGTCCGCATCGGCGGCGAGGCGCCTCCCCTAG
- a CDS encoding acetyl-CoA carboxylase biotin carboxylase subunit: MLEKVLVANRGEMAVRVIRACHDLGIETVAIYSEADADSLPVRIADESVCIGPAASSASYLNVPNIIGAALNTGADAVHPGAGFLAENAYFAEVCARYNLMFVGPAPDTIRSLGDKVQARAAAVAAGLPVVPGSEEPVRDATHARQIARDIGFPVVLKAAAGGGGRGIRPVADPDELTGLFSLAQAEARASFGSGDLYVEKLIESPRHVEVQVIGDGTTVVHAWHRECSIQRRYQKLIEEAPAPNLPHGLSDDITQAAVRLMQALDYRSAGTVEFLVDASGDFFFMEANARIQVEHPITEAITGLDVVAAQLAIAGGDSLGVSQEDVGRNGHAIEFRLTAEDPTRDFRPDSGRIARLHLPGGYGVRVDTHVYAGYEVPPFYDSLLAKLIVWGETRAEAVDRARRTLAETLIEGPATNLAFHQAVLDDAQFAEGTYDVGYVEALHDRVAGVTA; this comes from the coding sequence GTGCTTGAAAAAGTGCTGGTGGCCAACCGCGGTGAAATGGCGGTTCGAGTTATTCGGGCGTGTCACGATCTCGGGATCGAGACGGTGGCCATTTACTCAGAGGCCGATGCGGATAGTTTGCCGGTGCGGATTGCCGATGAGTCGGTGTGCATCGGTCCCGCGGCCTCGAGCGCGAGCTACTTGAATGTCCCCAATATCATCGGCGCCGCGCTCAACACCGGTGCGGACGCGGTGCACCCCGGCGCCGGCTTCCTGGCCGAGAATGCCTACTTTGCCGAGGTGTGCGCCCGCTACAACCTGATGTTCGTGGGACCGGCCCCCGACACGATTCGATCGTTGGGCGACAAGGTTCAGGCCCGTGCGGCGGCTGTGGCGGCGGGCCTGCCCGTCGTTCCCGGGTCCGAGGAGCCGGTGCGAGACGCCACCCATGCGCGTCAAATCGCGCGCGATATCGGGTTCCCGGTCGTGCTCAAGGCGGCGGCCGGCGGCGGGGGGCGCGGCATCCGACCGGTTGCCGATCCCGACGAGTTGACCGGGCTGTTCTCGCTGGCCCAGGCCGAAGCGCGCGCCTCCTTCGGCAGCGGCGACCTTTACGTCGAAAAACTGATCGAGTCGCCCCGTCACGTCGAGGTGCAGGTGATCGGTGACGGTACGACCGTGGTGCACGCGTGGCATCGCGAGTGCTCGATTCAACGCCGCTATCAGAAGCTCATCGAGGAGGCCCCGGCGCCCAATCTGCCGCATGGTCTGAGCGACGACATCACGCAGGCCGCGGTGCGGCTGATGCAGGCGCTCGACTACCGCAGCGCGGGCACCGTCGAGTTCCTGGTCGACGCGAGCGGTGATTTCTTCTTTATGGAGGCCAACGCCCGCATTCAGGTGGAGCACCCCATCACCGAAGCGATCACCGGTCTCGACGTGGTTGCCGCGCAACTCGCTATCGCCGGGGGCGACTCGCTCGGCGTATCCCAAGAGGACGTGGGCCGGAATGGCCATGCGATCGAGTTTCGATTGACCGCCGAAGATCCGACGCGCGACTTTCGACCGGATTCCGGGCGGATCGCGCGGCTGCACCTTCCGGGTGGCTACGGCGTGCGCGTGGATACGCACGTGTATGCCGGCTATGAGGTGCCGCCGTTCTACGATTCGCTGCTGGCAAAGCTCATCGTGTGGGGCGAGACACGCGCGGAGGCCGTCGATCGGGCGCGTCGCACCCTGGCCGAAACACTGATCGAGGGCCCAGCCACCAACCTGGCCTTTCACCAGGCGGTGCTGGACGACGCGCAGTTCGCCGAAGGTACCTACGACGTGGGATATGTCGAAGCCCTGCACGACCGGGTGGCCGGCGTAACGGCCTAG
- the tatC gene encoding twin-arginine translocase subunit TatC: MDADRPAERPEDPAEAPQEPEVEETGGVMTLREHLQELRTRLTIAVLAVIVASLIVWPFKDLVFEVVQYPLPRGAILQQISPTETLFTFFMISIIVGLGIASPIVLYQVLAYVAPGLYEHEKRWLYLSIPAIAVAFLIGAAFAWFVVLRFTVGFLAGFAPRSIATEFTVATWVTFVLRILLAVGIAFETPFFIFALAKIGVVKASTLGKYRRYAIVAIVILAAVITPTPDPFTQLSVAVPVYALYEIGVVLARVAAPEDEPEEADGPAGAEPAVST; this comes from the coding sequence ATGGACGCAGACCGACCCGCCGAGCGCCCAGAGGATCCGGCGGAGGCACCTCAGGAGCCGGAGGTCGAAGAAACCGGCGGCGTGATGACGCTGCGCGAGCACCTCCAGGAGCTCCGCACCCGCCTCACCATTGCCGTGCTGGCCGTCATCGTGGCGAGCCTGATCGTGTGGCCGTTCAAGGATCTCGTGTTCGAGGTCGTGCAGTATCCGCTGCCGCGCGGCGCCATCTTGCAGCAGATTTCTCCCACGGAGACCCTGTTCACGTTCTTCATGATTTCAATCATCGTCGGGTTGGGCATCGCCAGTCCCATCGTGCTGTATCAGGTTCTGGCGTACGTGGCGCCGGGTCTCTATGAGCACGAAAAGCGCTGGCTGTACTTGAGCATTCCGGCGATCGCGGTCGCGTTTCTCATCGGGGCGGCGTTCGCGTGGTTCGTGGTCTTGCGCTTCACGGTTGGGTTTCTGGCGGGATTCGCGCCAAGATCCATTGCCACGGAGTTCACTGTCGCGACCTGGGTCACGTTCGTCCTACGAATCCTGCTGGCGGTTGGCATCGCCTTCGAAACGCCGTTCTTCATCTTTGCGCTGGCGAAGATCGGCGTCGTGAAGGCCAGCACCCTGGGTAAGTACCGCCGCTACGCCATCGTCGCGATCGTGATCCTGGCTGCCGTCATCACGCCCACGCCGGACCCCTTCACCCAGTTGTCGGTGGCCGTGCCGGTCTACGCGCTCTATGAGATTGGCGTGGTGCTGGCCCGCGTGGCGGCGCCCGAGGATGAACCGGAGGAGGCCGACGGCCCGGCCGGCGCCGAACCGGCGGTGAGCACTTAG
- the lepB gene encoding signal peptidase I, producing the protein MLRRNSNVLLEITETVLLALLIFFGTRMVVQNFRVDGGSMVPVLENGEFLLVNKLAYVAAKPDRGDVVVFRSPANPEEDLVKRIVGLPNETIEFHDGGVYVDGRRLDEDTYFAGVTAPGKDRSLVVPEQGYFVLGDNRGQSIDSRWFRVVPEAAIVGKVWLVYWPVGRFGVLHGAPPGFEPAPERISLLPAA; encoded by the coding sequence GTGCTGCGGCGCAATAGCAATGTCTTGCTCGAGATCACGGAAACCGTGCTCCTGGCATTGCTGATCTTCTTCGGCACGCGAATGGTGGTGCAGAACTTTCGCGTGGACGGCGGCAGCATGGTGCCCGTGCTTGAGAACGGGGAGTTTCTCCTGGTGAACAAGCTGGCATACGTCGCCGCGAAGCCCGATCGCGGCGACGTGGTCGTGTTTCGATCTCCAGCCAACCCCGAGGAGGACCTGGTGAAGCGAATCGTCGGGCTGCCGAATGAGACGATCGAGTTCCACGACGGCGGCGTCTATGTGGACGGTCGTCGCCTGGATGAAGACACGTACTTTGCCGGAGTCACCGCGCCCGGGAAGGACCGCAGCCTGGTCGTTCCGGAGCAGGGATACTTCGTGCTCGGCGACAATCGGGGGCAAAGCATCGATTCGCGGTGGTTCCGCGTCGTGCCGGAGGCGGCGATTGTCGGCAAGGTCTGGCTGGTGTATTGGCCGGTGGGCAGGTTTGGCGTGCTGCACGGCGCCCCCCCAGGTTTCGAGCCGGCGCCGGAACGCATCAGCTTGCTCCCGGCGGCGTAG